One Psychrosphaera aestuarii DNA window includes the following coding sequences:
- a CDS encoding UDP-2,3-diacylglucosamine diphosphatase: protein MPSTLVIADLHLCPSRPEITDCFFRFLTENLDQHDALYILGDLFEAWIGDDDKSEFNLSVANAIKAFSSNTPVYFIHGNRDFLIGHEFAKRSGMKLLPENYKTTLYDRPVLFMHGDQLCLDDIDYQAFRKRSRSWWWKKLMLILPLKKRKKIAANIRKKSKESQLNKSINIMDVAEREVNRVVDYYQCDWLIHGHTHRPNIHQLANSKKRMVVGDWYEQGSVLIITKEKGQLSTLPFRKHAN, encoded by the coding sequence ATGCCTAGCACTCTTGTTATCGCGGATCTCCACTTGTGTCCAAGCAGACCTGAAATTACGGACTGCTTTTTTCGCTTTTTAACGGAAAATTTAGACCAGCATGACGCCTTATATATTTTAGGTGATCTGTTTGAAGCTTGGATTGGTGACGATGACAAGAGTGAGTTTAATTTGTCGGTTGCAAACGCAATCAAAGCCTTTAGTTCAAATACTCCCGTCTATTTTATTCATGGTAATAGAGATTTTTTAATTGGCCATGAGTTTGCAAAGCGTAGCGGGATGAAGCTATTACCGGAAAATTACAAAACGACATTATATGATCGTCCTGTATTATTCATGCATGGTGATCAACTTTGTCTTGATGACATTGATTATCAAGCCTTCAGAAAGCGCAGTCGCTCGTGGTGGTGGAAAAAATTAATGTTGATTTTGCCTCTTAAAAAACGCAAAAAGATTGCCGCTAATATTCGCAAAAAGAGTAAAGAAAGCCAGCTGAACAAATCTATCAATATCATGGATGTCGCAGAGCGAGAAGTAAACCGTGTTGTAGATTACTACCAGTGTGATTGGCTTATTCATGGCCACACTCACCGCCCTAATATTCACCAATTGGCAAATAGCAAAAAGCGCATGGTCGTAGGCGATTGGTACGAACAAGGCTCTGTTCTGATCATCACCAAAGAAAAAGGCCAGTTATCAACGCTTCCTTTTCGTAAACACGCTAATTAA